CTTCCCGGTCGGCGACCTCAACCCCGGCGGCGAGTACGACGTGATCTTCGACCAGCACACCGGCGAGGGTGCCCGACAGGATCGCGGGGAACGCTTCTTCAAGACGTTCGGTGCCCGCGTCGGCCCGGAGGGCGAAGACGAGTTGAGTGCGCGCTGGCAACGACTGAACATGGTGCTGTCGGACGTCGAGTACGACGAGCACGAGATCGACCACGCGGTCGCGCCGGTCGACGCCGACGACCGGTGGGGCGACCCACGGGACACGTCCGACGAGGAGTGACGGGAGACGTCCGACGCCGGCGACACGTTCGCGACACTCGACGTCGGTCGATCACTCCCAGAGTCGGTACATCTCGTCGCGCGGAACCTCGGTGACGAACGCCTCGTCCAGCAGGAGGCCGGCGCTGTCTGTGTCAGCTTCGGTCTCGGGGTCGGCCACGCTTGCCGGGTCCCGCACGCGACCGATCTCGCTCGCCTCGATTCCGTCGTCGTCCAGCGCAGTGAGTGCCGCGTCGGTCTCCTCGGCAGGCACGGTCACGGCGAGCGCACCGGAGCCGAGCACCCGGAGTGGGTCGACGCCGACCGCGTCACACAGCAGGCGCGTCTCCTCCCGGATCGGGACCGCGTCGCGCTCTACGTCGAGGACGACCTCCGAGGCGCGGGCGAGTTCGACGAGTCCGGCGACGACACCGCCCTCGGTCGGGTCGTGCATCGCGGCGGCGACCGGCGACAGCACGGCCGACTCGGGCATCACGCTCAGGTCGCCGAAGAACGACTCGGCACGCTCGAAGACGGTCGGATCGGTCGTGCCGGCCTGCTCGATCCGGTCGCGGAAGTCGGTCGCCAGCACCGCCGTCGCCTCGATACCGGCCCCCTTCGTCAGGAGGACGCTGTCGCCGACCTCGGCTCCGCCGGTCGGGACGTAGCGGTCGGCCGGTCCCATGCAGGTCAAGGAGAGCAGTGGCCGCTCCAGCGCCGGCACGCTCTCGGTATGGCCGCCGACGATAGCGACACCGAGTCGCTTCCCTTCGCGGTCCAGTTGGTCGGTGATCGACTCGACGAGGTCGGGATCGAGGTCGGGGAGGAGAATCGTCGACGTGACGAACGACGGGACGCCACCCGAGGCGGCCACGTCGTTCGCGGCGACGTTCATCGCCAGCGTCCCGATGCGGTCGGCCGCCAGCGATATGGGGTCGGTGGAGACGACCAGCGTCCCCGCGTCGAGGTCGATGGCCGCCGCGTCCTCGCCGAACGAGGGACCGACGCGCACCCGGTCGTCCGGCGCGCCGGTCCGCGCGAAGACGTACCGGGCGAGGTCGTCGGGCGTCAGCTTTCCGCTCATGGCCCGTGGTTGTGGCGTCGCGGTCTTGTGCCTTCCCGTCTCGCGTCGCACCCCCGACGACTCACGGGGAACCCCCGACTACCCTCGGTTGTGGACGTTCGTACTCCCACACTCCGGACACCGCGTCACGGTTCGACTCGACGAGAGCGCGACGCGCTCCCACTCGTCGCTGCCGACCGGTGCCTCGAACCCGCAGGTGTCGCACGACAGCAGGCTCTCTGTCGACATACGACCCGAGATACGTCCCGATACTACAAAAATCTCGGTCCGGCTCCGGCGGCGTCAGTCCAGCAGTCCCACGCCGACGAGGACCGACAGGAAGACGAGCAGCCCCGCCAGCAACGCCAAGAGAACTACCAGGCGTTCTGTCGGGGTCTGCGGGCGGGTCGGCAGCGAGCGTTCGAACGTGACACCGAGTGCCGTCCTGACCGCGACCGTCAACAGGAGTCCGAAGACGACGCGGCCCGAGAGCCACCACGCGACGAGCCCCAGCAGTCCGCCGAGTAGGACGCCCGCGAGCAACCCCGAGCCAACCGGATACCGCCGGGTCGTGGGTTCGGACACGGTCTCCCTACGTCGTCACCGACCGAGAAGATGGGGCCGGACTCGTCCGGGACCGTCCGTCAGTTCTCGAAGTCGGTCACGACCTCGACACCGTCGGTCCCGTAGTCGGTCATCGCGGCGAGTCGATCTGAGACGTCCGACAGCGCGACCTCTCGGCTCACCAGTGCGCCGGGGTCGACGTCCGACCGACCGACGAACCGCAGGAGATCGTCGGCCCGCGTCGGCGGCATCCCGCGCGAACCGAGGACGTCGACGGACTGCATGGCGATCCGGTCGACCGGGAGCGCGATCTCCCCGCGTTCCGCGTCGGTCGTCAACCCGAGTTGGACGTGCTGGCCCCGGCGGCGGAGAGAGGCGACCGAGTTCCGGCAGGTCTCCGCGACGCCCAGCGCGTCCACCGAGACGTGGGCCCCGCCGTCCGTCTCGGCGCGGACGGCGGCCGGGACACCCGCCGCTGGGTCGCCGGGCGTCGCGTCCCCGGCGACCGCGCTGGCGTCGACGACCACCTCAGCGCCGAGGTCGCGGGCGCGGGCCAGTTTCCCGTCGGCGATGTCGACCGCGACGACGCGAGCGCCGAGGGCGTCACCGATCTGGACCGCCGAGAGGCCGACGCCGCCACAGCCGTGGACCGCGAGCCAGTCACCCGGCCCGAGGTCGGCGCGGGCCGACAGTGCGTGGAAGGCGGTCATGAACCGACAGCCCAGTGCGGCCACGTCGCGGGGCGACACGCCATCTGGCAGGCGAATTGCGTTGTAGTCGGCGCTCGGCAGGTGGACCTGTTCGGCGAAGGCCCCCTGTGCCGCCTGCTCGAAGCCGAGTGCCAACCCGTCGGAACAGACGTTGCCGTGACCGGTCCGGCACTGCGGACAGGTGCCGTCCCCGAGGTTGAACGGGACCGCCACGCGGTCGCCTGCCCGGAGCGTCTCGACCTGCTCGCCGACCGCGAGCACCTCCCCCGCCGGTTCGTGCCCGAGAATCTGCCCCGGCGACACCCGGTCGTCGGCCCACTCCCCGTGGCCCTGCCAGGCGTGCCAGTCAGACCGACAGACGCCGCAGGCGTCGACGCGGACGACTGCCCCGTCCCGAGCAGGGTCCGGTGCCGGCACGTCTTCGATCGCGAGCGGTTCGCCGTACTCGTGGAGGATAGCGGCACGCATGGTCACACCGGGATCCGGAACGCGACGACCGTCGCGGCCGCGACCGCGAAGACGCCCAGTCCGAACAGCGCGTAGTTCGCCACGGTGCTGTCGGCCGGCGTGACCGACAGGGTGTACTCGTACGAGGAGAGCGGCCAGAGGTAGTTGACGCCGGCCGGCGTGAGCGTGTCGCCGACGAGGTGGGCGACCACGGTGACGAACCCGAGTAGAAACCCGAAGGTGCCGAGACCGAACGAGTAGCCGAGCGACACCTGCGACCCGACGAGCGTGCCGACCGCGCCGAAGACGAGTCCGACGAGACCGGCGAAGAGCAGCGAGTGGGTCGGCCCGCGATGCGGAACGCCGGGAATCCGGTGGTCCACGTCGGGGAGCATCGCCAGCCAGCACATCACGCCGCCGGTGAGGAAGGCGAGTTCGGTGTGACCGGCGCGGACCAGCCAGAAGCCGATCGGTGCGAAGACGAGCAACGAGACGCCGAGGTGCCCCTTCCGATACATGCACCGAGGTGTGGACGCGACCGGCAAATAGCCCCCGGCCGTCTGCTGGCGGTTCGGTCGATGGGTCCCGCCGCTCGGTGGACGACCGCCGGTGAGTGCCTCCCGCCGGAGACAGACGCCGGTGGGGACACGCGACATCGCAGGGAAACGGTTATTCCCGACGGTGGCGAGGTAGGACGGTATGGCAGACGCGACGACGTTCCTCGACACCCTCCCGCCGTGGCAGGCGATCACGCTCGTCGTCGGGTTGTCACTCGCCGGCGCGGTCGTCTTCGAGTTCGTGCTCGTCCGACTCGCGAAGCGATACGTCTCGAAGACCGACACGCAGTTCGACAACATCCTCGTGCAGGAACTCCGTCTCCCGCTCGTCGTCACTATCGCGCTCGCGGGCCTGTTCTTGCTCCAGTTCTGGGCCCCGAACGTCGTCGCCGCCCTCCCGCTGACCGAGGCGCAGGTGTCGGCGTTCTTCAACCGCCCGGCGGCCACCATCGTCGTCCTCGTGTGGGCGTGGGCGCTGAACCAGATCGTCAACCGGGGCGTCGAAGCAGTGAAAGACAAGGGCCCGCGCTACGACTTCGCGCCGGTCTTCTCGAACATCTGGACGCTGGTCGTCCTCGTCGGCGCGTTCGGCATCGTCCTCACCATCTTCGACATCGAGATCACGCCACTGCTCGGGGCGGCCGGCGTGGCGGGCATCGCGGTCGGCTTCGCCGCGAAGGACACCGTCGCCAACTTCTTCGGCGGGGTCGCGCTCTACTTCGACGACACCTACAAGATCGGC
This genomic window from Salinirubrum litoreum contains:
- a CDS encoding AIR synthase family protein — its product is MSGKLTPDDLARYVFARTGAPDDRVRVGPSFGEDAAAIDLDAGTLVVSTDPISLAADRIGTLAMNVAANDVAASGGVPSFVTSTILLPDLDPDLVESITDQLDREGKRLGVAIVGGHTESVPALERPLLSLTCMGPADRYVPTGGAEVGDSVLLTKGAGIEATAVLATDFRDRIEQAGTTDPTVFERAESFFGDLSVMPESAVLSPVAAAMHDPTEGGVVAGLVELARASEVVLDVERDAVPIREETRLLCDAVGVDPLRVLGSGALAVTVPAEETDAALTALDDDGIEASEIGRVRDPASVADPETEADTDSAGLLLDEAFVTEVPRDEMYRLWE
- a CDS encoding zinc-dependent alcohol dehydrogenase family protein, translating into MRAAILHEYGEPLAIEDVPAPDPARDGAVVRVDACGVCRSDWHAWQGHGEWADDRVSPGQILGHEPAGEVLAVGEQVETLRAGDRVAVPFNLGDGTCPQCRTGHGNVCSDGLALGFEQAAQGAFAEQVHLPSADYNAIRLPDGVSPRDVAALGCRFMTAFHALSARADLGPGDWLAVHGCGGVGLSAVQIGDALGARVVAVDIADGKLARARDLGAEVVVDASAVAGDATPGDPAAGVPAAVRAETDGGAHVSVDALGVAETCRNSVASLRRRGQHVQLGLTTDAERGEIALPVDRIAMQSVDVLGSRGMPPTRADDLLRFVGRSDVDPGALVSREVALSDVSDRLAAMTDYGTDGVEVVTDFEN
- a CDS encoding metal-dependent hydrolase, translated to MYRKGHLGVSLLVFAPIGFWLVRAGHTELAFLTGGVMCWLAMLPDVDHRIPGVPHRGPTHSLLFAGLVGLVFGAVGTLVGSQVSLGYSFGLGTFGFLLGFVTVVAHLVGDTLTPAGVNYLWPLSSYEYTLSVTPADSTVANYALFGLGVFAVAAATVVAFRIPV
- a CDS encoding mechanosensitive ion channel family protein; protein product: MADATTFLDTLPPWQAITLVVGLSLAGAVVFEFVLVRLAKRYVSKTDTQFDNILVQELRLPLVVTIALAGLFLLQFWAPNVVAALPLTEAQVSAFFNRPAATIVVLVWAWALNQIVNRGVEAVKDKGPRYDFAPVFSNIWTLVVLVGAFGIVLTIFDIEITPLLGAAGVAGIAVGFAAKDTVANFFGGVALYFDDTYKIGDFIELDSGEKGSVVKVGIRSTTLLTRDEVLITVPNSVLNAAKIINQSAPQRRKRIRVPIGVGYGTDLDEFEALMGEIAAEESLVLDTPKPRMRFRSFGDSALEYELLCWVNSPTREAKAKHELNRAIYQRLNGAGIEIPFPKRDVSVSGGGLPERRDRDGAERPVVPSEATDGGSDAPAERAGTDTAARATRDE